The DNA sequence TGGATGCTGCGGCGCCGCCAACGGGGAGGAAACTGCTAAGCCGCAAGCGGCGGAATCGACAAACAGCAGAAGTTATGAATTGGCATCTCCCCGTCTTGGGTTTCTAATCCTCTTAATCCCTTAAATCCGCGTAACCTGCCTGCCGGCAGGCAGGTCCCGCACTCCCCGTCCCCGCCTACGGTTTCGAGCGGCGGTTGAGCTGGCGGGCGTGGGCGGTGGGTTTGCCGTAGTGCAGCACCTCGCGGGGGTGGAGCTTCATCGGCTTGTTGTTGTGGAACCATCCGCCGGTGGAGAGTTCCTTGTCGAAGTCGTAGACGAGCATCCCGGCGCGGTTGCGGCCCAGCGTCATGGCGATCGTCGCGTCCGGGCGGGCGACGAAGCTGCCCCAGTGGCTATACGGGGCGCTGGAGTTGTTGGCCACGGCCCACATCCGGTTGTCGGCGCAGCGCGTGGCGACCTGGCGGCCGTTGAGCACGTCCAGGCAACTGGGCCCGGCGCTGCCGGCGTTGTGGAACGAGTGCAGCATGAGGCTCACGCCCAGTCGGCGATAGGCGGCGTAGATCTCGGGATAGCACACGTCGTAACAGATCGCCAGTCCGACGCGCACGCCCTTGATCTGTCGGGTCACCAGGTGGCGCCCGCCGCTGTAGTGATACTGGTCACCGCCGGTACACATGCACTTGTCG is a window from the Planctomycetaceae bacterium genome containing:
- a CDS encoding carbon-nitrogen hydrolase family protein, which translates into the protein MSLLRIASCQFPVGGDIAANADYICRYMRKATAAQADVFHTSEASLSGYAGHNFKSFADFDWDLLRRQTARIQELAHSLGLWVVLGSAHWLGPKHKPTNCLYLIGPDGRIADRYDKCMCTGGDQYHYSGGRHLVTRQIKGVRVGLAICYDVCYPEIYAAYRRLGVSLMLHSFHNAGSAGPSCLDVLNGRQVATRCADNRMWAVANNSSAPYSHWGSFVARPDATIAMTLGRNRAGMLVYDFDKELSTGGWFHNNKPMKLHPREVLHYGKPTAHARQLNRRSKP